CACGATGGGGCTGATTGTCTCATCTTCCCTGGGCAGCTTGATGGGGTCACTGCTAGGGGGATTCCTCACCTCACAGATCGGCTGGCGTTGGGCGTTTGTGCCGTCGCTGATTGTGCTAATTCTCATCTTGCTTCGGAAGCGTTCACTTCCCAATCTCACGCTTTACGCTCAGCAGCCGATTGACTGGATAGGTGGGCTACTGTCCTTTTTGGGGCTGGGACTGATTCTGTCGGGCTTGAGTCTGGCGATGGAATACGGCTGGTGGGAGCGAAAGCGCGTCTTTTCGATCGCTGGAGTGGTGCTGCCGCCTTTTCCTGTCTCGATTGTGCCTCCCCTGGTTGCATCTGGGGTAATTTTGCTGGGCTTCTTTCTGTTTTGGCAGCGACGACAGGCAAGGAAAGGGGAAGCCTCGATTCTGCGGGCAGGACTGCTGCGAAAGCCGGGATTTGTCCTGGGCACAGCAGCGGCAATGCTGCACACGCTGATCACGACGGGCGTACAGTTTAATCTGTATCAGTATGTGCCCCTCGCGCTGTCTCTCGATCCCTATCGGACGGCTTTGACGATCATTCCCTATGCCGTCATCAAAATTGTGGTGATCATTGGGTCGCTCAAACTGCTGCGGTTAGGAAGCGATCGCTACGGAGACACGGTATTCCAGCGGCTATCGCCTAAGTCCCTGGTGTTTAGCGGGTTAGGGTTGCTAGCAGTCGGGATCGTCATGCTGTATCGGAGTCTGAGGCTTGAGGCTACTTCGATCGATCTATTGCCAGGGCTGATTGTGATGGGCATTGGCTCAGGCTTGTTTGCGCCCTTTGTCAGCCGATTAACCTATGCCGCCGCTGAATCGGGTAAAGCGGAAGGGACGGGCATTTACAACCCGGTGCAGAATTTGGGCAGTTCTCTGGGCAGAGCAATTCTCGGCACCTCCTTTATCTTTTTTGCCTCGCGAGACGTTGTGGACGGCATTGTGCGGCAGATGGGGCAGACAATCGATCCTGTCAGTCGTGTGCAGCTCATCGCTACCCTGCAAAACATGGTTCAGACCCTTTCCCGCAAGGAATTGACCGCAGCCGTCGTCAATCGAGTGCCGCGATCGGTGGTTCCCTTCCTGCGCCAAATCAGTCAAGAGGCGACAACTTCAGGAATGCAAACGTCCTTGCTGCTGGCATTGCTGTTTACAGGAGTGTGTTTTTTACTGGCAGCGTCGCTGCCCAAATATCCGTTGTACAGGGCGGAAGAAATCTAAATCAGGAGTGTTTTATGGAAGAATTGTTCATCTCTCTCCTCCCCTTTATTATCGGCGCTGCGATCGTCCCGCTGCAAACCATTATCAATCTTTTGCTGCTGAAAAGCCCTAACCGGGGACTTTTCAAATCCATCGCCTTCGTCAGCGGGATGATCGTCACAAGGCTATTGCAGGGGTTAGTGTTTGGTTTGATTCTGTCCGGGGCGGCTGAGGCAGAAGGAGGTAGCAATAAGAGTGCGATACGCGCAACCTTGCTATTGGTGCTTGGTATTCTCTTGCTGATTGCTGCCTACAAAAAATGGAGCAGAGAGCCTGATCCAGATAATTCACCACCTAAGTGGTTAACCGCGATCGACAATTTAACGCCGATCAGGGCTTTTGAGTTTGGGCTTGGGCTACCCCTGATTGCAGCGAAACTCTGGGTTTTTACCCTCAGCGCCCTAACGACTATCGCAGCAGCACAACTGGGACAACCAAATAGCGCGATCGCATATCTGCTCTTTGTTTTACTAACTCAAGCTTTCGTGCTGCTGCCAATCTTGATTCGCATTCTTATCGCCGAACGGTCGAAGCATCTACTCACAAACCTTTCTAACTGGTTAACTCGGAACGAGCGTCCGATCACCATTGTTGTTTCAACTGTTTTTGGTTTATATTTCCTGTACTCCGGTATTACCGGATTACTTCGATAGAAAATTACCTTTTGCAGTTCGGCGAAGAGAAAAGGGAGCAGGTGTTTCTCCACCGATTGTGTGAATCTGCAACAAGTGGCGATCGTCATCGACTCAGCATTCGGATGATTTCGTCATTGAGTTCCCGAAACACATACCGAGGACTTACCTCATCGAGCATTTCGACAATCCGCTTCGTCTGAGCAACGGTGAGTTCCCTGTTTCCCGTCAGCGACTCCAGCTTGACCCGAACCACATGGTCTCGGATCTCGTCCACAGAGGCTCGGTTGGCAACCATATCGGCAACAATTTTGCTCGACTTTGCAAATTGAATGAAATCTTTATTGAGGAGTTCGTAGGACAGCTCACCCTTTTTGTTGGTGTAGGCTTTTACGATCGCTTCGTATTCAGCACTATCCACGGTAGCCAGTTCTTCGGGTGACACTTCATTCGCGTCAGATGCGCTACCACTGAGTTTCACCGCTCCCCGCCGAGAATAGGGCATCCCGGAGGTTAGTTCGATCGCCTCTTCAAAGGACTCAAGCGGAAACGTTTCTGGATTGGTATTTGCCGATGGCTCAGAGATACCTGTACGTTTATCGATTACAGCTAGTCCAGGTTGGGATGTGTCGTAGCGTAAAATGACAATCCCTGTCTTTCCATCCCCGAACTTTTGTCGATAGGCGACA
This genomic interval from Leptolyngbya ohadii IS1 contains the following:
- a CDS encoding MFS transporter, whose amino-acid sequence is MLNRNLFSVISLTVWMVAYNIGVLPAIMPAIVRDFDSSIGSIQTVLVLFSLTTAAFAPTTENLCRYFGRTPVFLGGLVLYGIGIGLTALSPSIAILAVSFAVLTGLAATPLVSTPWTIADLLYTGKSGEQITMGLIVSSSLGSLMGSLLGGFLTSQIGWRWAFVPSLIVLILILLRKRSLPNLTLYAQQPIDWIGGLLSFLGLGLILSGLSLAMEYGWWERKRVFSIAGVVLPPFPVSIVPPLVASGVILLGFFLFWQRRQARKGEASILRAGLLRKPGFVLGTAAAMLHTLITTGVQFNLYQYVPLALSLDPYRTALTIIPYAVIKIVVIIGSLKLLRLGSDRYGDTVFQRLSPKSLVFSGLGLLAVGIVMLYRSLRLEATSIDLLPGLIVMGIGSGLFAPFVSRLTYAAAESGKAEGTGIYNPVQNLGSSLGRAILGTSFIFFASRDVVDGIVRQMGQTIDPVSRVQLIATLQNMVQTLSRKELTAAVVNRVPRSVVPFLRQISQEATTSGMQTSLLLALLFTGVCFLLAASLPKYPLYRAEEI
- a CDS encoding GAP family protein, whose product is MEELFISLLPFIIGAAIVPLQTIINLLLLKSPNRGLFKSIAFVSGMIVTRLLQGLVFGLILSGAAEAEGGSNKSAIRATLLLVLGILLLIAAYKKWSREPDPDNSPPKWLTAIDNLTPIRAFEFGLGLPLIAAKLWVFTLSALTTIAAAQLGQPNSAIAYLLFVLLTQAFVLLPILIRILIAERSKHLLTNLSNWLTRNERPITIVVSTVFGLYFLYSGITGLLR